The following are encoded in a window of Thermoanaerobacter ethanolicus JW 200 genomic DNA:
- a CDS encoding IS1182 family transposase: MLSKKQDARHQIEFVSIDQLVPKDHLLRKIERVIDFSFIYDLVKDKYSEDHGRPSIDPVVLIKILFIQYLFGIPSIRRTISEIKTNVAYRWFLGYGLTEEIPHFSTFSQNYIRRFKGTDIFEKIFTKILEEAIRHGLVNAEEVFIDSTHVKASANKKKYTKEIVEQEARTYQEKLEEEINKDREAHGKKPLKKIKKIKTKEVKVSKTDPDSGMLNKNGKEKCFAYSFHTACDKNGFVLGVKVTAANVHDSVMFQEVLEEVEKRVGKPKAIAVDAGYKNPYILKTIFDKEIIPAVPYTRPMTKDGFMKKQQYVYDEYYDCYICPQNEILTYVTTNREGYREYKSNPEKCKNCPLREKCTQSKDYTKRIFRHIWEGYVEEAEHLRHTPYCKEVYERRKETIERVFADMKEKHGLRWTTLRGKEKLSMQAMLVFAAMNLKKMATWLWRRGKSPLGTLNFYPLFGVLKKILSRYIQPLFSEIGKQGLKFCFVNKLKGTFVPFFIISLS, encoded by the coding sequence ATGTTATCAAAGAAACAGGATGCCAGACATCAAATAGAATTTGTAAGCATAGATCAGTTAGTTCCAAAAGATCACCTTTTAAGGAAGATAGAAAGAGTTATAGATTTTAGTTTCATATATGATTTAGTAAAAGACAAATATTCCGAAGATCACGGCAGACCAAGCATAGATCCAGTAGTATTAATAAAAATCCTGTTTATTCAGTATCTTTTTGGCATACCCTCAATAAGGAGGACAATATCAGAGATAAAAACAAATGTGGCATATAGGTGGTTTTTAGGGTATGGGCTAACAGAAGAAATACCTCATTTTTCAACATTTAGCCAGAACTACATAAGAAGATTCAAAGGGACAGACATATTTGAGAAAATATTTACGAAGATTTTAGAAGAAGCAATAAGGCATGGGCTAGTAAATGCGGAGGAAGTATTCATAGATTCAACCCATGTAAAAGCAAGTGCCAACAAGAAGAAATACACCAAAGAAATAGTAGAACAAGAAGCCAGGACTTATCAAGAAAAACTAGAAGAAGAAATAAACAAAGATAGAGAAGCTCATGGCAAAAAGCCATTAAAGAAAATCAAGAAAATAAAGACGAAAGAAGTGAAAGTAAGCAAAACAGACCCAGATAGCGGAATGTTAAACAAAAACGGAAAAGAAAAATGTTTTGCATATTCTTTTCATACAGCCTGCGATAAAAATGGATTTGTATTAGGAGTAAAAGTAACAGCTGCAAATGTCCACGACAGTGTAATGTTTCAAGAAGTATTAGAAGAAGTTGAAAAGAGAGTAGGAAAACCGAAAGCAATAGCAGTGGACGCAGGCTATAAAAATCCGTACATATTAAAGACAATATTTGATAAAGAAATAATACCAGCAGTGCCGTATACAAGACCAATGACAAAAGATGGTTTCATGAAAAAGCAGCAGTACGTATACGATGAATATTATGACTGTTACATATGCCCACAAAATGAAATATTAACATATGTTACAACCAATAGAGAAGGATATAGAGAGTACAAATCAAATCCAGAAAAATGTAAAAATTGTCCTTTAAGAGAAAAGTGTACCCAAAGTAAAGACTACACAAAGAGGATATTCAGGCACATATGGGAAGGATATGTAGAAGAAGCAGAACACCTAAGGCATACACCTTATTGTAAGGAAGTATATGAAAGAAGGAAAGAGACAATAGAGAGAGTATTTGCTGATATGAAAGAGAAGCATGGTTTGCGATGGACAACATTAAGAGGAAAAGAAAAACTGTCCATGCAAGCGATGCTTGTTTTTGCTGCCATGAATTTAAAGAAAATGGCAACATGGTTATGGAGGAGGGGCAAGAGCCCTTTGGGTACTTTGAATTTTTATCCATTATTTGGAGTTTTAAAGAAAATTTTATCCAGATACATACAGCCCCTGTTTTCGGAAATAGGAAAACAGGGGCTTAAATTTTGCTTTGTCAACAAACTGAAAGGTACGTTTGTACCTTTTTTTATAATTTCCTTGAGCTAA
- a CDS encoding class II fructose-1,6-bisphosphate aldolase, translating to MLVTGIEILEKAHKEGYAVGAFNTSNLEITQAIVEAAEETKSPVIIQVSEGGLKYAGIETISAIVRTMAEKASVPIALHLDHGTDFNTVMKCLRNGWTSVMMDASKLPLEENIKVTKTVVQIAHGMGVSVEAEIGKIGGTEDNITVDEREAAMTDPEEALKFAKETGVDYLAIAIGTAHGPYKGEPKLDFDRLKKIKEMLNIPLVLHGASGVPEEAIKKAVSLGINKINIDTDIRQAFARRLRDLLEKDREVYDPRKILGPCKDAMKEVIKQKMILFGAAGKA from the coding sequence ATGTTAGTAACAGGTATAGAGATATTAGAAAAAGCCCACAAAGAAGGATATGCAGTTGGAGCTTTTAACACCAGTAATTTAGAGATTACCCAAGCCATTGTGGAGGCGGCAGAAGAAACTAAATCACCAGTCATAATACAAGTTAGTGAGGGAGGATTGAAATACGCTGGTATTGAGACGATTTCTGCGATCGTCAGGACAATGGCTGAAAAGGCATCAGTTCCAATTGCTCTACACCTTGACCATGGTACAGATTTCAATACAGTCATGAAATGCTTGAGAAATGGCTGGACTTCTGTAATGATGGATGCTTCTAAATTGCCTCTCGAAGAAAATATAAAAGTGACGAAAACTGTGGTGCAAATTGCTCACGGAATGGGAGTTTCTGTTGAAGCTGAAATCGGAAAAATCGGTGGTACGGAGGATAATATCACAGTAGATGAAAGAGAAGCGGCCATGACAGATCCAGAAGAAGCTTTAAAATTCGCAAAAGAAACAGGAGTAGATTATTTAGCTATAGCTATCGGGACGGCTCATGGACCTTACAAAGGGGAACCTAAGCTGGACTTTGATAGACTTAAAAAGATAAAAGAAATGCTCAATATTCCTTTAGTTTTACATGGAGCTTCAGGAGTTCCTGAAGAGGCTATAAAAAAAGCTGTAAGCCTTGGCATAAATAAGATAAACATAGATACAGATATAAGACAAGCTTTTGCACGAAGGCTAAGAGATTTGTTAGAAAAAGATAGAGAAGTATACGACCCAAGAAAAATTTTAGGTCCTTGCAAAGATGCGATGAAAGAAGTAATTAAACAAAAGATGATTTTATTTGGAGCAGCAGGAAAAGCATAA
- the hypD gene encoding hydrogenase formation protein HypD yields the protein MMQQTEMIEKAKRAIEALNPGGLFNIMEVCGSHTMAISKFGLRQLLPKNIRLISGPGCPVCVTAQNEIDSVVELANRNVVIATFGDLIRVPGSKSSLQLERAAGKEVKVFYSPLDALNYAEGNPSKEVVFIGIGFETTVPTVAVTIKEAKEKNIKNYSVYCLHKTMPEALRALLEGGSNVQGFLLPGHVSAITGSKIYEFLPKEFGVGGVISGFEAMDILMSIIMLLKNYKNPAIEIQYKRVVRKEGNLEAQKIIDEIFEPCDSTWRGLGKIKGSGLRIKDKYKDFDAAVKFDIKPIGEEIKIKGCRCGDVLKGSIYPNECPLFGRACTPENPVGPCMVSSEGSCAAFYKYGA from the coding sequence ATGATGCAGCAGACAGAAATGATTGAAAAGGCAAAAAGAGCAATTGAAGCTTTAAATCCGGGTGGTCTTTTTAATATCATGGAGGTATGTGGTTCCCATACAATGGCTATCTCAAAATTTGGATTAAGACAGCTTTTGCCTAAAAATATAAGGCTTATATCAGGCCCAGGATGTCCTGTGTGCGTGACAGCTCAGAACGAAATAGATAGTGTAGTAGAACTTGCTAATAGAAATGTTGTAATTGCTACTTTCGGGGACCTTATAAGGGTACCAGGTAGCAAGTCATCATTGCAGTTAGAGAGAGCAGCAGGCAAAGAGGTAAAAGTGTTTTATTCACCTCTTGATGCTTTAAATTACGCTGAGGGAAATCCGAGCAAAGAGGTAGTTTTTATAGGAATAGGATTTGAAACAACTGTTCCGACTGTTGCTGTTACTATAAAGGAGGCGAAGGAGAAAAATATAAAAAATTACAGTGTATACTGCCTTCATAAGACAATGCCTGAAGCTTTAAGAGCACTTCTTGAAGGGGGTTCAAATGTTCAAGGATTTTTGCTTCCAGGACATGTGAGTGCAATAACGGGCAGTAAAATATATGAATTTTTGCCTAAAGAATTTGGCGTTGGTGGTGTAATTTCTGGCTTTGAAGCAATGGATATTCTGATGAGCATTATAATGCTTCTTAAAAATTATAAAAATCCTGCTATTGAAATTCAGTATAAAAGAGTGGTAAGAAAAGAAGGAAATCTTGAAGCACAAAAGATAATTGATGAAATTTTTGAACCTTGTGATAGTACTTGGAGAGGTCTTGGAAAGATCAAAGGTTCAGGACTAAGGATAAAAGACAAGTATAAAGACTTTGATGCGGCGGTAAAATTTGATATAAAACCAATTGGAGAAGAAATCAAGATAAAAGGTTGCCGATGTGGAGATGTTTTAAAGGGAAGTATTTATCCTAATGAATGTCCTCTGTTTGGAAGAGCATGTACACCTGAAAATCCTGTGGGGCCTTGCATGGTCTCTTCAGAAGGTTCTTGCGCAGCTTTTTATAAGTACGGGGCTTAA
- a CDS encoding response regulator, whose product MSRILVLDDNKGICNLIEEIFTMDGHEVRTYSDISHFDKEIEKFRPDIGLFDLHMASDMLKIIRKIKKIYPNMKSIIMSAEEPQEPFTEFPFISKPFDITALKNLVYDNLRQEMAV is encoded by the coding sequence ATGAGTAGAATTTTAGTTTTAGATGATAATAAGGGAATCTGTAATTTAATAGAAGAAATTTTCACGATGGATGGACATGAAGTGAGAACTTACAGTGATATTAGCCATTTTGACAAAGAGATAGAAAAATTTAGACCTGATATAGGCTTGTTTGATTTACACATGGCAAGCGATATGTTAAAAATTATCAGAAAGATTAAAAAAATTTATCCCAATATGAAGAGTATTATAATGTCAGCGGAAGAGCCACAAGAGCCTTTTACGGAATTTCCTTTTATATCTAAACCTTTTGACATAACAGCGCTAAAAAATTTAGTTTATGATAATCTAAGGCAAGAAATGGCTGTGTAA
- the hypF gene encoding carbamoyltransferase HypF — translation MVRRRVSQIQARQINIYGIVQGVGFRPFVFNIAQKYNLKGMIYNNSSGVYIEVEGEKENVECFIKEIKENPPSLAVIDEIKIKESEVKNYREFKIMESKEDDGFVPVSPDMGVCDDCLKEMNDPNDRRYRYPFINCTNCGPRFSIIEDIPYDRPKTSMKVFPMCGKCEQEYNNPNDRRFHAQPVACFDCGPKLEFVGDNCQEDEIKCAVDALKRGKILAIKGIGGFHLAVNALDDEAVSTLRSRKKRYGKPFAVMMKDIKQVKEYCILSEEEKKLLLSQRKPIVLLKKKGEKLARGVADGLDTLGVMLPYAPIHYLLMEEIDFPIVMTSGNVSEEPLCKDNEEALEKLKDIADVFLLNNRDIVNKIDDSVTSFNGGAERIIRRARGYAPQPLLLKKDVKANVLAVGGFYKNTFCMTRGQYAFISHHIGDLDNEKTFEYYKEQIERYKGLFRVTPQVIAHDMHKGYLSTQYALSCDLPRIEVQHHHAHIASCMAEYNITDKVIGIAYDGTGYGTDGNIWGAEFLICDLKDFLRVGHLKYKPLPGGELAIRKIYRVALGFISEDINFYKDFVERFDSREVDLILKQIEKRINTPYVSSMGRLFDAAASLLGVRDQVLFEGQGAMELESLIIENDDFYDFDVYRDEEYIINPEMILHQLYEDYKNGIDKRIIATKFHNSIVEFTHYLALELRKEFGINKVVLSGGSFQNRYLLKKLLAKLTASGFEAYSNSKVPCNDGGISLGQAVIANKKLEG, via the coding sequence ATGGTTAGAAGAAGAGTATCACAAATTCAGGCAAGACAAATAAATATTTATGGCATTGTACAGGGCGTTGGTTTTCGCCCTTTTGTCTTTAATATTGCACAAAAATACAATCTAAAGGGAATGATATATAACAATTCCTCTGGAGTGTATATAGAGGTTGAAGGAGAAAAAGAAAACGTAGAATGTTTCATAAAAGAAATAAAAGAAAATCCTCCTTCTTTAGCTGTTATAGACGAGATAAAAATAAAAGAGTCAGAAGTTAAAAATTACAGGGAATTCAAAATTATGGAAAGTAAAGAAGATGACGGATTTGTCCCTGTGTCCCCTGATATGGGAGTTTGCGACGACTGTTTAAAGGAAATGAACGACCCAAATGACAGAAGATACAGGTATCCTTTTATAAATTGTACAAATTGTGGGCCAAGGTTTTCCATAATAGAGGATATTCCTTATGACAGACCTAAAACTTCCATGAAAGTATTCCCAATGTGTGGAAAATGTGAACAAGAATACAATAACCCCAATGACAGGAGATTTCACGCGCAACCGGTAGCCTGTTTTGACTGCGGTCCTAAGCTTGAATTTGTAGGAGATAATTGTCAGGAAGATGAAATAAAATGTGCTGTAGATGCTCTTAAAAGGGGTAAAATTCTCGCTATTAAAGGTATAGGCGGTTTTCACTTGGCAGTAAATGCTCTTGACGATGAAGCTGTTTCTACTTTGAGAAGTCGAAAAAAGAGATATGGAAAGCCTTTTGCAGTTATGATGAAAGACATAAAGCAGGTAAAGGAGTATTGCATTTTAAGTGAAGAAGAAAAAAAACTTCTTTTAAGTCAGAGAAAGCCGATTGTACTTTTAAAGAAAAAAGGAGAAAAACTTGCAAGAGGTGTTGCTGACGGATTAGATACGTTAGGAGTAATGCTTCCATACGCTCCTATACATTATCTTTTGATGGAAGAGATTGATTTTCCTATTGTGATGACAAGCGGAAATGTCAGTGAAGAACCTCTTTGCAAAGACAATGAAGAGGCTTTAGAAAAATTAAAGGATATAGCTGATGTTTTTCTTTTAAACAATAGGGATATAGTCAATAAAATAGATGATTCAGTAACTTCCTTTAATGGAGGTGCTGAGAGGATTATAAGAAGGGCAAGAGGATATGCCCCTCAGCCACTTTTATTGAAAAAAGATGTCAAAGCAAATGTGCTGGCGGTTGGTGGCTTTTACAAAAATACCTTTTGCATGACTCGCGGTCAATATGCTTTTATAAGTCATCACATAGGAGATTTGGACAATGAAAAGACTTTTGAATATTATAAAGAGCAGATAGAAAGGTATAAAGGACTTTTTAGAGTGACCCCTCAGGTAATAGCTCATGACATGCATAAAGGCTATCTTTCTACTCAGTACGCCTTGTCCTGTGACTTGCCTCGCATTGAGGTTCAGCACCATCATGCCCATATTGCTAGCTGTATGGCAGAGTATAATATTACAGATAAAGTGATAGGGATAGCCTATGACGGCACTGGATATGGTACAGATGGTAATATATGGGGTGCAGAATTTTTGATATGCGATTTAAAGGATTTTTTAAGAGTAGGACATTTGAAATACAAGCCACTTCCAGGTGGAGAGTTGGCGATAAGAAAGATTTACAGGGTAGCTTTAGGTTTTATTTCAGAGGATATAAATTTTTATAAAGATTTTGTGGAAAGATTTGATTCTAGAGAGGTTGATTTAATTTTAAAGCAAATTGAGAAAAGGATTAATACTCCGTATGTATCCAGTATGGGAAGACTTTTTGATGCAGCAGCTTCTTTACTTGGCGTGAGAGACCAAGTACTTTTTGAGGGGCAGGGTGCAATGGAGCTTGAGAGTTTAATAATTGAAAATGATGATTTTTATGATTTTGATGTTTATCGCGATGAAGAATATATAATAAATCCAGAAATGATATTACACCAACTCTATGAGGACTATAAAAATGGAATTGACAAAAGAATAATTGCGACAAAATTTCACAACTCCATTGTAGAGTTTACTCACTATTTAGCATTGGAGTTGAGAAAAGAGTTTGGTATAAATAAAGTGGTGTTAAGCGGTGGAAGTTTTCAAAACAGGTATTTATTAAAGAAACTACTGGCTAAGCTTACTGCTTCAGGGTTCGAAGCCTATTCTAACAGCAAAGTTCCCTGCAATGATGGAGGAATTTCATTAGGTCAGGCTGTTATTGCGAATAAAAAATTGGAGGGATAA
- a CDS encoding thymidine kinase encodes MIYGSLDHGFIEAIVGPMFSGKSEELIRRIKRAQIAKQKVQVFKPAIDDRYSIDKVVSHNGTNINAISVVKASEIIELLEEDTEVIAIDEIQFFDHSIVDVVREIADLGKRVICAGLDMDFRGEPFGPTPDIMAIAESVDKLTAICVKCGNPATRTQRLINGKPAKYDDPIILVGAHETYEARCRKCHEVPRT; translated from the coding sequence ATGATATACGGTTCTTTGGATCATGGTTTTATAGAGGCTATAGTTGGTCCTATGTTTAGCGGTAAAAGTGAAGAACTCATAAGAAGGATTAAAAGAGCCCAAATTGCCAAACAAAAAGTACAAGTCTTTAAACCGGCTATTGACGATAGATATTCTATTGACAAGGTGGTATCTCACAATGGCACTAATATAAATGCTATTAGTGTAGTAAAGGCTTCTGAAATAATTGAGCTTTTAGAAGAAGACACAGAGGTTATCGCAATTGATGAAATTCAGTTTTTTGACCATTCGATTGTGGATGTTGTAAGAGAAATTGCAGATCTAGGCAAAAGAGTCATTTGTGCTGGCTTAGATATGGACTTTAGGGGGGAACCTTTTGGCCCTACTCCTGATATAATGGCAATTGCGGAGTCTGTAGATAAACTGACGGCTATATGTGTGAAATGTGGCAATCCTGCTACTCGCACTCAAAGGCTTATCAATGGGAAACCTGCAAAATACGATGACCCAATCATTTTAGTAGGGGCCCATGAAACCTATGAAGCAAGGTGTCGAAAATGCCATGAAGTTCCTCGTACATAG
- the rho gene encoding transcription termination factor Rho: MRFDINTLENLSLMELREIAKELGIKSITKYRKQELREKILEKASQLNGENLIQEDNKKEEGLNEGQTEGLQESTIEKSTDDTSNTNSNISKNGYAKSIVTENSANGLQAQSTSSKGNLPIAKELSDPLKELIQTQGDVVAEGILDILPDGYGFLRVENFVQGPKDIYISQSQIRRFGLKVGDKVRGITRIPREGEKYSAILYVESINGEDPENAKKRIPFDELTPIFPNEKLRLETSPTEFSMRLVDIIAPIGKGQRGMIVAPPKAGKTTLLKQIANSISQNHPEVILIVLLIDERPEEVTDMKRSIKGEVVYSTFDELPEHHTKVAEMVLEHAKRLVEYKKDVVILLDSITRLARAYNLITPPSGRTLSGGIDPSALHPPKRFFGAARNIEEGGSLTILATALIETGSRMDEVIFEEFKGTGNMELHLDRKLQERRIFPAIDIYKSGTRKEELLLTKEELEAMWILRKAMSNLPPTEVTEMLIEKLIRTKSNAEFINMIRAQLYKS, encoded by the coding sequence TTGCGTTTTGATATTAATACTTTGGAAAATTTGAGTTTGATGGAACTAAGAGAAATTGCAAAAGAGCTAGGCATTAAAAGTATTACGAAATACAGAAAACAAGAACTGAGAGAAAAAATTTTGGAAAAAGCTAGTCAATTAAATGGAGAAAATTTAATTCAAGAGGATAACAAAAAAGAGGAAGGTTTAAATGAAGGGCAAACAGAAGGATTACAAGAAAGTACGATAGAGAAAAGTACAGATGATACTTCAAATACTAATTCTAACATATCGAAAAATGGTTATGCAAAGTCTATTGTTACTGAAAATAGCGCAAATGGTTTACAAGCTCAATCAACTTCTTCAAAAGGGAACTTGCCAATTGCTAAAGAACTTTCCGATCCGTTGAAAGAACTTATACAGACACAAGGAGATGTAGTGGCAGAAGGCATTCTTGATATTTTGCCAGATGGTTACGGATTTTTAAGAGTGGAAAACTTTGTCCAAGGGCCCAAAGATATATATATTTCTCAATCGCAAATAAGGCGCTTTGGCTTAAAAGTTGGCGACAAAGTAAGAGGTATTACAAGGATTCCTAGAGAAGGGGAAAAATATTCTGCAATTCTTTATGTGGAATCTATAAATGGTGAAGATCCCGAAAATGCCAAAAAAAGGATTCCCTTTGATGAATTAACTCCTATTTTCCCAAATGAAAAATTGAGATTAGAGACTTCACCTACAGAATTTTCCATGAGATTGGTAGATATCATTGCTCCTATAGGTAAAGGGCAAAGGGGTATGATTGTTGCACCGCCAAAAGCAGGAAAAACCACTTTACTTAAGCAAATTGCCAATAGCATTTCACAAAACCATCCAGAAGTTATTCTCATTGTGCTTTTAATTGATGAACGCCCTGAAGAAGTAACTGACATGAAACGTTCTATAAAAGGAGAAGTAGTATATTCTACTTTTGATGAACTCCCAGAACACCATACTAAAGTGGCTGAAATGGTATTAGAGCACGCTAAAAGACTTGTGGAGTATAAAAAGGATGTGGTAATTCTTTTAGATAGTATTACCAGGCTGGCAAGAGCTTATAACCTTATTACACCTCCTTCAGGAAGAACTCTTTCTGGTGGCATTGACCCTTCTGCATTACATCCTCCGAAAAGATTTTTTGGAGCAGCTAGGAATATAGAAGAGGGTGGAAGTTTAACTATCCTTGCTACTGCTTTGATTGAAACGGGAAGCCGTATGGATGAAGTTATATTTGAAGAATTTAAAGGAACAGGCAATATGGAACTTCATCTTGACAGAAAATTACAAGAACGAAGGATATTCCCTGCTATTGATATATACAAATCGGGTACAAGAAAAGAAGAATTGCTGCTTACAAAAGAAGAATTGGAGGCCATGTGGATATTAAGGAAAGCTATGTCAAATTTACCGCCTACAGAGGTTACAGAGATGTTAATTGAAAAATTAATACGAACTAAATCTAATGCGGAGTTTATAAATATGATAAGGGCACAATTATATAAATCTTGA
- a CDS encoding HypC/HybG/HupF family hydrogenase formation chaperone, with protein sequence MCIAVPSKVLKIEGKVAETELGGVIRRVSIEMVPEVKVGDYVMVHAGLAISIVDKEEAEMERELWEELMEVLNDAADRND encoded by the coding sequence ATGTGCATTGCAGTTCCATCAAAAGTGTTAAAAATTGAAGGAAAAGTTGCAGAAACAGAATTAGGCGGTGTAATAAGAAGAGTATCGATAGAGATGGTGCCAGAGGTTAAAGTGGGAGATTATGTAATGGTTCATGCAGGGCTTGCTATAAGCATTGTGGATAAAGAAGAAGCAGAAATGGAAAGGGAGCTTTGGGAAGAACTTATGGAGGTTTTAAATGATGCAGCAGACAGAAATGATTGA
- the hypE gene encoding hydrogenase expression/formation protein HypE, whose protein sequence is MDKVLLSHGGGGTMMENLIEEVFSKAFDNEYIKGMEDAALLFGNITLTTDSFTVKPIFFPGGDIGRLAVCGTVNDASMRGAKPLYLTSAFIIEEGYPIENLKRIVKSMAETAEEAGVKIVAGDTKVVEKGGVDGVFINTSGIGVVYENVDVSIKNARPGDVVLISGTIGDHGMAIMSAREELQFDPPILSDVSPLNKLIEKLMTLGKAVKVLRDPTRGGVAEVLYEISKMSGVGIKIYEDKLPVKESVKSACDLMGFDFLHLANEGKLIAVVDRKYAEEALEIMKSDKYGKNAAIIGEVNDSKLVTINTVYGTSRIIDRPIGELLPRIC, encoded by the coding sequence ATGGATAAAGTTTTGCTGTCTCATGGTGGCGGCGGAACCATGATGGAAAATTTAATTGAAGAAGTTTTTTCAAAGGCTTTTGACAATGAATATATAAAAGGGATGGAAGATGCGGCATTGCTTTTTGGGAATATCACTCTTACCACTGACAGTTTCACAGTAAAACCTATCTTTTTCCCTGGAGGAGACATAGGAAGACTTGCAGTGTGCGGGACAGTAAATGATGCGTCTATGAGAGGAGCTAAACCTTTATATTTAACCTCAGCCTTTATAATTGAGGAAGGTTATCCAATAGAAAATTTGAAGAGAATAGTAAAATCTATGGCTGAAACAGCAGAAGAAGCAGGTGTGAAAATAGTCGCGGGAGATACTAAAGTCGTAGAAAAAGGCGGAGTCGACGGCGTATTTATAAACACTTCTGGTATAGGTGTAGTGTATGAAAATGTAGATGTGTCAATTAAAAATGCCAGACCTGGAGATGTAGTGTTAATTTCTGGAACAATAGGAGACCACGGGATGGCTATTATGAGTGCGAGAGAGGAATTGCAATTTGACCCTCCTATTTTGTCGGACGTTTCACCTCTTAACAAGTTGATAGAAAAGCTCATGACTTTGGGGAAAGCCGTTAAGGTATTGCGGGACCCTACAAGAGGTGGCGTTGCGGAAGTTCTTTATGAGATATCAAAAATGAGTGGTGTTGGTATTAAAATATACGAAGATAAGTTGCCTGTAAAAGAAAGTGTAAAATCTGCTTGTGATTTGATGGGATTTGACTTTTTGCACTTAGCAAATGAAGGAAAGTTAATTGCGGTTGTTGACAGGAAATATGCGGAGGAAGCTCTAGAAATCATGAAATCAGACAAATATGGAAAAAATGCAGCGATAATAGGTGAAGTGAATGATTCAAAACTTGTCACAATCAATACAGTTTATGGAACTTCGAGAATTATAGATAGACCTATAGGGGAACTGCTTCCTAGGATATGCTAA
- the rpmE gene encoding 50S ribosomal protein L31, which translates to MKPNIHPTYYHDAVVRCACGNTFITGSTKKEIRVEICSKCHPFFTGQQKIVDTGGRVERFRKRFNLEEK; encoded by the coding sequence GTGAAACCGAATATACATCCTACCTATTATCATGATGCGGTTGTAAGGTGTGCATGTGGAAATACTTTTATAACAGGTTCTACAAAGAAAGAAATTAGAGTAGAAATATGTTCCAAATGCCATCCCTTCTTTACAGGCCAGCAGAAGATTGTAGATACAGGTGGAAGAGTCGAGAGATTTAGAAAGAGATTTAATTTAGAAGAAAAATAA
- a CDS encoding DUF1385 domain-containing protein has translation MKKTDIGGQAVIEGVMMRGHNSVATAVRKGDEIIINKEYVKPLTKRNKFFSLPFIRGTFALFDSLIIGIKSLTYSAELFEEEDEENISKFDSFLQKIFGDKLDDVLMYFSVAISLILSIIIFFIGPTYVADYIKLFTKNTVVINFVEGLLRVAIFILYLVLISQMKDIRRIFEYHGAEHKAIHCLEHEEELTVENARKYTTLHPRCGTNFLFIVMIVSIIVFSFLKWPTLYIRILSRILLLPVVAGISYEIIKLAGRSDNKIITAFVYPGLLLQKLTTREPDDSQLEVAIASLKSVLEDEGGREFENI, from the coding sequence ATGAAGAAAACCGATATAGGTGGTCAAGCAGTAATTGAAGGAGTTATGATGAGAGGACACAATAGCGTAGCGACAGCTGTACGAAAAGGAGATGAAATAATTATAAATAAAGAGTATGTAAAACCCTTGACTAAAAGGAATAAATTTTTTTCATTGCCTTTTATAAGAGGTACTTTTGCTCTTTTTGATTCTCTTATCATAGGTATAAAAAGCCTTACTTATTCTGCAGAACTTTTTGAAGAAGAAGATGAGGAAAATATTTCAAAATTTGATTCATTTTTACAAAAAATTTTTGGAGATAAGTTAGATGATGTTTTGATGTATTTTTCTGTCGCAATATCTTTAATTTTATCAATTATCATATTTTTTATCGGGCCGACATATGTAGCCGATTATATCAAATTATTTACAAAAAATACTGTAGTTATAAATTTTGTCGAAGGATTGTTAAGAGTTGCTATTTTTATTTTGTATCTTGTATTAATATCACAGATGAAAGATATAAGAAGAATATTCGAATATCATGGGGCAGAGCATAAAGCTATTCATTGCCTTGAGCATGAAGAGGAATTGACAGTGGAAAATGCTCGCAAATATACTACTTTACACCCTCGATGTGGGACAAATTTCCTCTTCATAGTCATGATAGTTTCTATAATAGTTTTTTCTTTTTTAAAATGGCCTACTCTTTATATAAGGATACTTAGTAGAATTCTTTTGCTTCCTGTAGTTGCTGGTATATCTTATGAAATAATAAAATTAGCGGGGCGAAGTGACAATAAAATAATAACGGCTTTTGTATATCCTGGCTTGCTATTACAAAAGCTTACCACAAGGGAGCCTGATGACAGTCAATTAGAAGTTGCTATTGCATCACTAAAAAGTGTTTTAGAAGATGAGGGAGGACGTGAATTTGAAAATATATGA